GTTGCATGGCAGACACAGATTCAACATTCAATAAACAATATACCAAATTCATTCAATTGAGTAAAGCACAAAACAAATTCATATTTACaaatcaatataaaatatttcaaatatacatGTGATACGTTTTTCTGGTCCTCTTATGAAACAGAAACATGCTTAAGGGCCATTtagagttattttaaaattgcTATTTCAACAGGATATATGTACAATGTGCATTTAGCTTTTAGTAATATAATACTTCACAAAACCATTTATCCTTgttttaaacagctttttgacTATTTTAGTCCTCTACATttggttttattatattattcattctTTCACACTGGTCAAAACATAATTTTCACTCTCACGGCAGCATTGTTAATATAACCTTTTTTAAGTTGAGGCCCGCAGGTTTTCCAATTCAGTTTCTAGATGGAAATACTACCTGGTAACACTGTTGTCATTTGCTTGATGCTGATTGGTTGCTGGCTGAGATGAATTTTGATGCACTGAAAAGGTGCTGCCCAATGAGTGGCCAGTGTTTGGGGCTCCTCCAGCAGAAGCTGTCTTACCGAAGAAGCACATCTTTGTTTATGTGTGCTGTTATTTACCCGTCTGTAAATCTTCTCTTTCTCCCATAGCTCTCTAGCTTTGCTCAGTAGTTTGCCCTCTCCACCGCATGCCGTTGTCTTCTGTGCAGCCTGCTGGTGTTTCAGGGCCTGTAGGTCCGGGGTGGGTAGGACTGTCAGAGGGTTGCTCGAACCCTCATCTGACACCGCTGTCAAAGCAAACGGTATGATCTAAACCACATCATTCTGCGATGAAGGACTGATATAGATTATGTAAAATCTATGTAAaagttgtttaatattttattagttatttttaatttgtatgtttgcatAGGTGTTTACAGATTTTCATATAGGCTATTTCACTTTTTAGAGGACTGAATCTCTCCCATAAATCAGCattattactgttaactaaaactattaaaaaatgttgttaattaaaataaagctgaaatcaaATCGAATCTAtacattagatgaaaaactttatttcagttagtggccaaagcaacatttgtaatttttgtttagtttaagttgaagcactaaaattactaactaaaagaaaaaatagaaacggaaccaaaataaaaataaattaaacctaaatagtaatattaaaaagGACATACTGTAAAAGATAACAAAAGCACATAGCAATATAAAAGATTTAAACTAATattaactcaaattaaaataaaaactgaaaatatcaaaataaatgccAATTCACAATATCgataaaaactataacagtaatTCTAAAAACATTGccataaataaaatactaagcAGTCCTCACTCAAAACTCCATCTTTAACAAAAGGGTGATGAAGCAGGTCGGGCCATGACAACCTCTTCTCTGGGTCTTTCATCAGCAGTCTCTTCAGAAAACTCTACATTAAGAGAAACAACAGACAGAACAATTAAAGTAAAGGATTTTAAATTGTGTAATATATACTATACATCACTTAACATTACCAAAACCAGCACAAACTGACATAATGTAACACTTCTACTTTTTTGGATCTCTGTGCCAACactaaatcaaatttttttgATCAATCAAAAAAGGTTTAAACAGAGTCTGAGGCGTTCATGTGGAAAGCAAACTTCTCTGTACCAGACAGTCTTGGCTCATATTGTCTGGCCATTTCACTGGATCACTCACTATAAGCTGCACCAGCTGAAAGATGGAGTTGGTGTAGAACGGAGGCGCCCCCGTGTGGAGCTCATAGAGGATGCAGCCCAGGGACCAAAGGTCAGCCGAGTGGTCACAAGGTTTCTCTTCCACTAATTCCAGAGACATGTAGAGAGTTGTCCCTTTAATAGAGGTCAACACCAAGGTGGACACACTCATGGCACGAGCAAATCTGTGAGGAGTCAAGAGAATATAACTTCACTATGCTTTTAGAGATTACATTAGGATTAAAATGATGTATCCACTCTGCTTTAATTCACACATGCCAAGATAAGCTTCCTCAAATACTAGAATCCATCGCCATTTttaggctaaattgatcaaacataggctcactgtctgccgctggccGCTTGTTCATTAAACTTATAAAttaaacttatatttaacaaacaatgctccaaatgttttactaaattaacttaataaaaaagttTTGTATGTATTACATACAAaattgaactattttaatagctgaaacagtagtataagctgtttaggGACTGTTTAGCTATTGAAATCAGGCAGAGCATCCCTTCATTCAGACACAGTGGAAGATCTGATCAGAATCGGTGTAGAGGGGCCAAGTCTGGAGGATTTTGATGCTAGAGAGTGTGGCCAGCTGGTTtagccaaggccaaagatcaagaaggacaaactacaggagttggccatccgaggggcatgtgactgcagtggaggatagtccataagacactgagccatgagatgttcagtttgaagcccttaaaacacttaatttagatttgatttttatttcatttatcttgagatgttttaagtttaaatttcagctcagtcaagcactttaagcaccaacactttttcagtaagttacctttcttgtagaattgtgcttcaaataaagaacatttcTATAGTCCAGACTGTTAGTTAATCATTTACAAGTCAATATTGCCTATAtggaaacgaaaaaaaaaaaaagttaacttgtAAACTGCAGTGTTAaatgtgatgcggtcgaaaattTGGGTGCACCTAACTTTTGTCTTAGACGCACCAATGCAAAAAGTTAGTCTAGAGCCGTGAAATCACACATTATTTGTTATCCGTCACATGTAGTAGACCATTTTTGTGGCGCGTGTAACAGGAGGATTTTCCATCTGGCTACCACCGCAAGTATGTTCCAAACCTGTGGGAAGCACTAAGTAGTTTGAACTTGCACCAATTGGCAACACCAACCCAAAGTCACAGAGCTTTACTACTCCTCCTTTTCCCAGCAGGATGTTTTGTGGTTTCATGTCACGGTGTAAAATGCGATGGGAGTGCAGATAATACAGGGCAGAAACAAGCTGGCAGGCtatttcacacacttacacaagATATAAATAACAGGTTAGCAAGGGGGTGTGTCCCTGTTAGGAGGTAAGAGCAGCAAAAAAATCAAGCATATCATCAAATCAAAGAAATATAAGTGATGAACTATATGCATTTTTCAGAAATGCCTTTACTCTAGGCTAAATATTATGTTTATTCAAATTTGCATGACATATTTTAACTTTTATAGGCATCAGTGTTTATATTGTTAGTTTATAACATGTAGCAAGATATTAAATGTTAACCAGGTCCTAGATAACTCCAGCATAACACACCAGAATTAATCAATTCTGTATTTAGGAATGATAAAAATCTAATTCGTTGAGCTTTCAGTTACTGTAAAACAGTGTGTAcctgattttcagataaactcccATCATCCTCCAGGATCTGAAACAGCTCACCCTCTGCATACTCAGTTACCACTACCACCTGCCAGAGGAATACATGCTCTAATTATTCCTCTGAcacaaattcagttttttttttttttttttaactgttctcaccaatattttttttttcagttacacaCTTTATGGGAAGATCAAAGTCCCAAGGTTAGTGCATTTGTGCCGATGCCAATATCCTAACGTCTAAACATAAACTACATTTTGCCAACGAGAATTATTCCATAGAGATTTGAATGTGAAAATTGTGATCCCTGGGAGCTATATTTCATTTCGACAAGCCGTTATACTGGAAGCACCAGGTTATAGAACAGAGATTCAACAGTGGCAAATGTAACATGACTTGGGAGTAGATCATGACAATCATACCTCCCTCTCTGTCTCAAAGCTGTCTAAAAGCAGCACTATGTTGGGATGCTTAAACCCCCTCATGATTTCAATCTCTCTTTTCAAACTGCGCAGGTCCTTCTCCGAGGGGTCAACTTTGGGAATGAACTTCAGAGCCACGACCTAGAAAATAAAATGGTTTGTTACTCAAACAGAGAGGAACTCTGTCTTTCATAAAGTCAGttactattatatttatttatttcttgttttgtattcagagtcaagtcacttaTTCAAATGTATTGGATACCACGAGACTCTAGAATGTTTGATTCTGATTACTTTACAGACAATCTTTTTTTCTCCCAaatgaaatttacatttacatttattcatttagcagacgccatTATCCaaaaggacagtggaagcaatcaaaaacaacaaaaagagcaatgatatataagtgctataacaagtctcagttaggttaacacagtacacgtagcatgggattataaataatataataaataaaaagaaaacagatagaataaaaaaagaatagagcaagctagtgttagaggtctttacacatatacacacacacatacaattgcataataaatgaaaagaaaatagaatacaaaaagattagaaaggtagttagatttttttttttaagaatagaaatagaatagtgagtgttaaagttagagggttaaataaagatggaagagatgttttttaagccgattcttgaagatggctaaggactcagctgctccaattagggaggtcattccaccaggagggaacatttaatttaaaagtccgtaaaagtgactttgtgcttctttgggatggcacaatcaagcgacgttcacttgcagaatgcaagcttctagagggcacataagtctgaagtaacaaatgtaggtaaatgggtgcagagccagtggtagttttgtaggcaaacatcaatgccttgaattttatgcgagcagctattggaagccagtgcaagttgataaacagaggtgtgacgtgtattctttttggctcattaaaaattaatcttgctgccgcgttctgaattaattgtaaaggtttgatggaattggctggaagacctgccaagagggcattgcaatagtccagcctggacagaacaagagcttgaacaaggagttgtgcagcatgttccgaaagaaagggcctgatcttcttgatgttgaataaagcaaatctgctggatcggacagttttagcaatgtggtctgagaaagtcaactgatcatcaatcataactccaaggcttctagctgtttttgaaggagttatggttgatgtgcctaacttgatggtgaaattgtgatgaaacgatgggtttacTGGAATCAAAAGCAGTTCAGttttggcaaggttgagttgaaggtgatggtccatcatctaggaagaaatgtctgttagacaagcaatataattataatttgacTTACATGGACTTGATGCGATGGTGTTTCATATTTAGGGGGGTAAACAATCATAAAAATGCCCATGAAATTCAGTTCAAAGTGGCAAACAAGGCTTAGCATTTCTGACATTGTGGCGCACATGCAGCGCTCACCTAGCCACTAAACTTCCTGCGGCCTTTGTACACTCGGCTTAATCACCCTTCCCCGATAACCTCCAAAATATGATACTGATCCATCATCAGCGAGGAAACATTGACCCAGAGGAATTCCGGTGTCTTTTCAGGTAAAAAGCTAGTCCAAGTGAATATAAAGTGGACACACTTAGGGATATAATTTAGATGTTTTCTCCACATGGCTTGTATCGCAGCACAACAGTAACCTCTAACTAAAGCATTACAGACTGAGGCGAAATGGACACACTTGGCTAAGCTAGCAGGTTAACGTCACATGTTTTTTTCCTCTGAGATCTACTTTAACATCTGAACTGCGAAACAACGTCTATTTAACGATTCATACTAACGTTACCGAAGCTAAAGTTGGCCAGTAAGACTAGTACACATAACTTTCATCTGAAAAAGCAATATGCTAACataacaaatgtaaaacaaactTCAGAAAGTTTGACGTGCGCTGCTGTCCagacgaacaaaaacaaaaagcgcCTAGCAACGCTATGGCTCGCCAATAGAAGCCCTTATAATAATTAGTACAAAAGTAAATAACTTATTTTGATTTGTATATTTTAAgattcatattttgtttattagttAGGCGTTTAATTGCATGATACATTTATGACTTATAAGAGATAAGTTAACTGAAGTGAGATATATTTGCACAGGCGATGTGTTTGTTTCCTCATTCACTCCTGTCACCAAGGGGGCCTTACTTAACAACGAGGTGGCGTCCTAACAACAGCGCTCGTTGGCTCCTTCAGTTCTGTTCTATAAAGATAAGACACTTTCTTCAAAccaaaacatgtttattttttatattgccaTTCCTGACAGAAGTCTAACATGCGTGTTGTTTAAAGAGTGTTCTTTGATATCATTTGCGATTTATAATCGAGACCAGTCTCAAGAGGACTTATTGAAAATctaagaaagggaaaaaaaagcgAGCATTTCTTCTAATTTATTCTTGAACGCCTGGGCATGTAAGATGCATAATTAAACCCTGAATTAACTAAACTATTAACACATATTTTTTTGCTGTATCATTAAACATATAAACAGTTTAAAATTGTATATTGTGACCAGCATTTCTTGAGGAGGTGATGATGAACCTGTATGATCTCCTTCTCTATAAGGATAAAGAGACTGTGTCATTGCAAATGATCAGTCCACAGTCTTTGTATTGTCATTTAAGCCTCTTAAAAAGCCCTCCTAGTCTCATATGACAACCAGGAGCCAGTTCCATCATCTTTAGCCCAGGATGTAGTGTCACTGAGAGACACCACTCCACCAGCAGCCTCCTCTGTGGTGACAGGTGTCATCTTCACCACAGCCAGATCTCCAGGTGAGGTCATGTACGGTGGGCAGGAGTAGCTGGAAGCAGTGGTGTAGGATGCTGCTGGGTACGGGACGTCTTCCAAGGGTTGTAGGGTATAAGTCTGAGAGCTGGATGGGATGGAGCTTCCACTGCGCCCAGAGGATAGACGGTATGGGGAGGAACTCCCAGAATCAGGCCCTCCCAGGGATGGGGAGTCTGCCACAGAAGCTGGACCCTCAGGACATATGACTTCTGACTGACTGACCGGGTCTTCTGATGGCTGATCCCAGGGGTCTCTCTGTAGCATAGAGAAACACCATTGCTTATTAATCTTTTCATTAATTTGGTTAGAAAAGGGGTCAATGACATTCTCCTAtctattaattcattcaaaaatacatttctgtattaAAATTCCTTTTGATGTGTATAAAGAAACAAGACGAAAAACCTGTTTGGCATAGAAGTAGTTTTGCATaatcctttattattatttcttgggGATTTTTTTAGTAACAAATTttgtatatgaaaaaaaagtttgttatatataaaaaactttttatgtcattaggttgtatattactgttcaaaggttttttcaaaagtaattattttaaaattctcTTATGAGAGAAACCTTGAAATCGTTTGTAACATTGTGAATATTTTAATGTCCtagctgaataaatgtattaatttcttacaaaataaaataaaataaaataaataagtggtGCAACTCACCACttatattacattatacaatATTTACAAATTCATTATATTTGTGAAAAGAAAATtccttgaaaaatatatttataaatgtgctTGTTAATAATGTGTAGTCTTATTCTTATTTCTTcttggcagatttttttttttagagccaTTGAATTGAAACTTTCATTTTCAAAACCATATAAAAACcaacataaacacaaacagaacTTGGCAGATGAGTTTTACAATAAATGAGAGAGATTCTAATGCTGCAGGAAGTGTGAATACCAAATGCAAGTGTGACGATGTCTCTCCAGACAGACTTGGTAGTAGTGTTGGTAATGTAGATGGTGGAAACAGTGACCCTCCACTGGTGGTATAAGATGTTGGCCCTCTGTAATCTCCATATGAATCAGGAGTGTAATAGCTGTCAATGAAGGAAGGGTAAGAGGAGGGGTGGTCGTACGAGAAGGCCTTGCTTCCCAGCCCCGAAGAGTAAGTGTCTGGTGAGTACTGCTTCATGGGATGGCAGAGCTCTGAGTCTGGGAGGAAGGATCTTCGCATACTGTAGTAACCAGGAAGCATATGCGATCCTGTAAGAGGAAGCAGGAAATTCTGTGAACTCCCTGATTCAAGAGGAATTAGCCTCTCACTGAACACACCTGTCTATCTAATTAGATCTAGTTGTGTATAAGATTTACCAGAAGGACTCACCAGGCATTGGCACAAAAGCTGGCTGAGAAGAACTACTGCTCGTCTGAAAACCAAAAAAGTTATAGAGTCAGTTGATACTAACACAGTCTGTCTATGTGTGTTAAACTTCACTTAAGAAGACGGCATGTAATGAATCTCCCTACAACATAAAGGCAAAGAGAAACAGTGAAGCCAGTGAGAATATGGAGAAAAAGTCAGGAAGGCAAGTTTTGGTGCTTGTTCTGTTGAAAGCCAGGCAAATCATGTGGGAGGATATTTGAATATGATTTGCCAGTGTGACAACAGCGCTCCCCCCTCGCTCTAAATGAACACCTCCCTCCGGTGGAGTGTGTGCTCTTCTCATGAGATTTTGCCACAAGGATCTAAGGAAATCATTGGATGACTGGGAACATACCCCAGTTGACTCTGTGATGTGCTGGGGAAGAACACAGTGGAATTAAGATAATTTGTTTAGTAGATATTGTTCTTTGTCAGAGACTTGCAGGCACTACATGACAACATATCCTGGATATTCTGTTAAGAGAATTCTTATAGTAATTAACtatttatttctataatgtttttaattcatCATTTAGAATATGTAATTTGTATCTCTTTGCTAGTCtgttgttcatatatatatatatatatagaggacAACCACCTCATCTGAGGCATTTGCATGAACCGACTTGTCCATTAGTTTCAATAAGgacaccaaacaaaacaaaagcagacaACAACTTTAACCCAGAGTTCACTTTAGCACAAGGACTGtctgttgttttgtattttgttgcaAACCCCTTAGTGATAACCTCAGTTAAGGCTTGAGTTTAACCGTCTACTGGTAACAATACCTGTCTGTCCCCTTTCAGGAAGGTAGATCTGATTTTGGCAGGTGATATTTATCTCTTAAAAGTAACAGGGACATGACAAGCTTGCGCTAAACAGTGTTGCTGTGTGAGAGATATCTTACACTTATATTTGCTTGAATGTTGGGAATGTAAAGTTCTTGGATTTAGATACTAAGCAAAAGACAAAAAGAGTATAATACTTCTGGATATGGAATGATCAAGATAATATGTGAGAAAATCAGACCAGACGGTGAGAGGGATGGCTAACTTACACTGAATCGGGGTGCATTTGTTTGTCGTAATCGCTTCTCTGCAAGAAGGTCTTTGACTGTGTGCTTGACTCTGACACCTTGGTATACTCGCTTGGAATACtctgtggagagaaagaaatgtatTTACGATGTTTAATGTCTGGTGTTaggaaacaaagaaaataaataattaaaaaagatgaaaaacaagAATGCCATGCTTTATAAACCTTCTGGTTAGTATGAATTGTTTAATATGAATAACCGgcaataataaatgtgtgtgtgtgtggggggggggtgactacatgtatttatatgaatatataataaagaCATCTCTTCCAAAAGCTTTCCACATTGATAGTGACATTATACTTCAGAGCTGTGACTTTTACGGTTCAACAAAGCAACATTAGCCTAACAGTGAGGATATTAAAAGTCTTTTTGGGAATAAAAATATCACTTGGGCATATCACTACAGATAACTTTAAAACACCAGTTCAGAGTAAGTTTGCTATAAGTATCTTTTGCATAATTCCCCAGTGTTCACAGGGTGGCCATTACTGGAAACTACAAGATTCATAGTTTTGCAGAATATTCGTTGGCACTGTTCATTCACAATACATTGAATTCAACATACATTTTTGAAGATGAAAGACTTCTTTGAAGAAAGAAATGgtgttttcttgtaaaacttACTCCGGtaatctttcttttatttataacTTCGAAAAGGCCCATGCTTTCTTCTGACCTGTAGCTTCAGTAATACAGACCTGACCAAactattcaaacttttttttttgattaaaagtttttacatttttaattttaaaatatctgttaaaAGTTGGACTGTGTAAAAGCATACAGAATTTATTGCTTAAACCATTGTGTACAAccacagttgttttaaataaactCATAATACAAATAAGATCAATATAATGTGTTAAATATaaaactgaatgtgttttaaacAGTATGCATTTCTTACAAATAAGTCCctaattgcaaaaataaaaataaaataaataaataaatgattcatgcttgttttcttttgttgatGAGATAGCATGGTTTAGGGGTGGAAACTGTGTGAGTAAAATAGATTTAATACACTGTAAGTGCTCTTGATTAGCAGCTATTCATAcagttcagtaatttaaataacataaacATTATGTTCTTGTGAATGGAGATTCCATCaactctattcaaacatcagccaCGCATGGGCTTAAGTTTCAATAGAAAACAAACTAAACCTTTCAGAAATGTTAATCTCTAAATGAATAACTCCTGCTATAAAATCTGTTAATGTACAGTTACTGAGAGCACATACTTAACTATTTTTCACACCCCAGCTTGgggaaaaataattgtaaaacatTTAGTGTTAAATACTGCTGAATAATTTGCAGTATTGGGAATTGGCATATTTCAGATCCATAGGCAAACAGCAGTTGTGTTGTTAGGAATGGAATTTCTCTCATGTTCTCTTATATTCTGATATGGCCTGTTTCCGTTTTCAGTGTTAGACTCTTatcttgtctttctctctctctctctctctctctctctcagacacacacctgTGGTCTAGGGTGTGCACGCACAGTTCTTTTGCCTGATATCATAATCCACCCATTAACAACCATAAATGGCAGTTGATATATAGATTAAGACGAGAGGGCTTGAAATGCTAATGTTGTCCTTGGTTTGATTGCAGAAAATGACTACCTTTAGTCATATTTACTACACTCTCTGGTCTGACCACTAAGACCACTGTTATAGTCACCTGGGACGAAACTAATTCttaggaaaaaataataaataaaaaggaaatcaGAGTgtcaaatacacactgatgtagccatataattttgttatttgtattGTTTACTTCCCATTTCTGTTATAGCTTAATAACGTTCATCACAAGCCTATGTAAAATCCGTTCCAAAGCACTTTTTGCTTGTGTCCGTTGCCATACAGATTTTAACATGTAtagttatttaattgttttatttatttacttaagttTTACAATAGGGCCAAGgaaggctttaaaaaaaacaaaaaaaacatttactttaaagCGAGGTATTCTTTCCCAGAAAAGGTAGATTTAGCTAGTAGATGTTTTAAATAGCCTACAGCCTACATTTATATGAAAAGAGCGAACAAATATATTATTAGGCTATAAACAAATATGCTGTCGTCGACAAACATTTGTAACACAACAACggtgtttaattataatttacaaaTACTTACGTAAGCACATTTAAATTTAGGCTAAATGTAGCTACAACCCCAGTAATGCGTTACAAACTGAACAtcgaaaaaaaatagtaataatttttCATGAACAATCTCAGTAACTCTCACCTGTCTCCATCATAATGTTAGCTGAGCGCAGTCAGGTTTCTCAGTTCTTCAGTTTTGTTTTCTATTCCAGCAGCACTCATACACCACATTCATTATACCAAAGGAAGAAAGAAGATTTAAAAAGCCAAGCAGACATACATATGGTCAAGCTCACGCACCTTTATTCATACCCTTCACATGGTTTCGCTTGTGAAGCCTTCATCATTTGGTTAAATGCAAATAACTGGCTTGGAGACGTTTCTTAATAATTTGCATGTAGCCTACTGTAGATCAGAGTACACTATTAAGGCTGCACTGTTGAAAAATGGAGAGTGTGACAGCCgtattaaaaccttaataaaaaaaagaaaaaaagaggaaggTCATTTTTCTCAGTGCCACATTAAGATG
Above is a window of Carassius carassius chromosome 4, fCarCar2.1, whole genome shotgun sequence DNA encoding:
- the LOC132130876 gene encoding POU class 2 homeobox associating-factor 2-like; the encoded protein is MMETEYSKRVYQGVRVKHTVKDLLAEKRLRQTNAPRFSTSSSSSQPAFVPMPGSHMLPGYYSMRRSFLPDSELCHPMKQYSPDTYSSGLGSKAFSYDHPSSYPSFIDSYYTPDSYGDYRGPTSYTTSGGSLFPPSTLPTLLPSLSGETSSHLHLRDPWDQPSEDPVSQSEVICPEGPASVADSPSLGGPDSGSSSPYRLSSGRSGSSIPSSSQTYTLQPLEDVPYPAASYTTASSYSCPPYMTSPGDLAVVKMTPVTTEEAAGGVVSLSDTTSWAKDDGTGSWLSYETRRAF